TGTCAAATGAACGGCTGATCAGTGCTGAGTCTTTGTTGCGTAATGGCAGCATCTCCGTTAAAGATTTTGTCAGGGCGATCGCACTCTCAGAACTTTACCGCGATAAATTTTTCCATAGCAATCCGCAAAATCGCTTTATCGAACTCAATTATAAACATTTATTGGGCAGGGCTCCCTACGATCAGGCGGAAATTGCCTACCATAGTGATCTCTATAATCAAGAGGGATACGAAACCGAGGTCAACTCTTACATCGACTCTCCTGAATATCAAGAAAACTTTGGCGATTCGATTGTTCCCTACTATCGCGGATTTACTACCCAACGCAATCAGAAAACCGTAGGCTTTAGCCGCATTTTCCAATTGTATCGGGGCTATGCCAGCAGCGATCGCACTCAAGGCAAAGGAAATCAAGGAATTTTAGTTCAGGAAGTAGCCCGCAATAGTGCTTCTCCTGTCTATATTGGTTCAACAGCAGAAATTCTAGCTGGAGTTTCTGGAGGAAGTCGAGGTCATTTCTATCGACTGCGGGTGTTACAAGGAGCGATCTCAGGCAGAAGCCCCCAAGTACGCCGTAGTACCGTAGAATACTTGGTTCCCTACGAACAATTATCAGGCAAATTGCAACAAATTAACCGTCAGGGCGGAAAAGTGACCACTATCACCCTGGCTTAATCAATATTCAGGCTGGTCTTAAAAAGGAGAATTTTTAATGGCGATTACAACAGCAGCTTCTCGTCTGGGTACGTCAGCATATAGTGATGCGTCTCCCGTTGAACTCCGTTCTAACTGGAGTCAAGCAGATGCTAAAGCCGTAATCCGGGCGGTCTATCGTCAGGTATTGGGCAACGACTATATTATGGAATCTGAGCGTCTTAAGAGTGCCGAGTCTCTCTTTACCAACGGTTCTATCAGTGTCAGAGAATTTGTTCGGGCCGTGGCTAAATCAGAACTTTACAAAAATAAGTTCTTTTCTAGCAATTTCCAAACACGGGTGATTGAACTCAACTACAAACACCTGTTAGGACGAGCTCCCTACGATGAGTCAGAAGTAGTCTATCACCTTGATCTTTATGAAAATCAAGGATTTGAGGCTGATATTGACTCTTATATTGATTCTATGGAATATCAAGAAAACTTTGGGGAAAATATTGTTCCCTACTACCGAGGTTTTAATACCCAAATCGGACAAAAAACCGTTGGGTTTACCCGGATGTTTCGCCTTTATCGGGGTTATGCTAACAGCGATCGCTCTCAAATTGAAGGCAATACCGTGCGTTTAGCCACTGAATTAGGGCAAAATGCGGCTTCATCTGTAGTTGGCCCTTCGGGTGCTAATGAGGGTTGGGCTTATCGCGCTTCTAAAGCAGGTGTCACCCCCAGTAAAGCCTTAGGAGGAACAGTTCCTTTTGGTAGTACCTCCCGCAAAGCTTATCGGATAGAAATTGCCGGTATTGGGGCTAACGGGGCTTCAAGTTATCCCAGTGTGCGTCGTAGCAATAAAGCTTTGATTGTACCTTTTGAAGAATTATCAGCCACTCTACAACGTATTAACCGTTCTGGTGGTAAAGTCGCTAACATTACCCCTGCTAGTCTCTAATTAACATCTTGGGGCATTAATTTAGACTGGTTGCCATAAGCAAAAGGTTTATTTGATGCCCCTCCTTACTCTTAATATAACTTTAGGAAATTGTTAGTCATGTTAGCTTGCCCTGCGAGAAGCCCCGCACCGCTTCGGTCGGTGTCGGGATGAGAGCAGGGGCCGAGATTGACAACAAAGCTTGTGATTATTGTACATGATTTCTTTCTAGGGATTGACAATTATCCCCTAAGTATTTTATAATATGGAAAATGTGTTCAGTTGATAAAAGTGTTAAACCTTAACTACGCTTATCGAATTTATCCTGATGCCAGTCAAGAGAAAGAATTGCTTGAATGGCTAGAAATTTGTCGAGGTGTTTATAATTACGCCTTGGCAGAAAGAAAAGAATGGATAAATTCTCGTAAATGTCAGGTTAACGCTTGTAGTCTTCATTCTGAATATATCATACCTGCTCACCAGCCCTTTCCCGACTATTATAAACAGAAAAAAGCCTTAACAATAGCTAAAAAACAATATCCAGAACTTAAACGAGTTCAATCTCAGGTATTGCAAGAGGTTATGGGTCGTTTGGATAAAGCGTTTAACTTTTTCTGGAAACGAAGTTTTGGTTTTCCTCGTTTTAAGAAATATGGTCAGTTTCGCTCAATTAATTTTCCTCAATTCACGGAAAATCCGATAACAGGGTATCAATTAAAACTCCCAAAAATAGGGGATGTTCTAATTAATCTACACCGCCCTATTCCTGATGGATTTATCGTTAAACAAGTTCAGATAGTTAAAAAAGCTTCTGGTTGGTATGCTGTCATTTGTATTCAATCAGATGTCAAAATACCTTCTGCAAAGCCTCAAGGAAAATCTTTGGGTATTGATTTGGGGCTGGAGAAATTTATTGCCACATCTCTTGGGGAACTGATTGCTAGACCCAAGTTTTTTGTCGAACTTCAAAGTAAGCTTAAATGGCTACAACGAAAACTAGCCAAAAAACAAAAAGGGTCTAAAAATCGACTTAAAGCTATTCAAAAAGTAGCTAGACTTCATGAACATATTTACAACACTCGTAAAAACTTTCATTATCAAGTAGCTCATCATCTTTGTGACCAATCGAACATAATCTTTGCTGAGGATTTAAACTTAAAAGCCATGTCTAGAGGGATGCTATGCAAGCATACTCTTGATGCGGGTTTTGGTGTTTTTTTGGAATCATTGAAGCACGTTGCTTGGAAACGAGATGTTTATTTTGAGAAAGTTGACGCTAATTTTACCAGTCAAATATGTCCCAATTGTAGCGTAGTAACTGGTAAAAAAGAACTGTCTCAACGAGTACATGATTGTTCTCATTGTGGTTTTTTAACCGATAGGGATGTTGCTTCAGCTATGGTTGTTGAGCAACGTGGACTTGCAGCCCTCGGACTGGGGGTCAAGCTGCCTGTGGAGGAAGATGTCATCGGGGATATCCCTAAAAAGGTATCTAGAGCGTCCCGTAGAAGCCCCGAAAGCCTCATAGTGATATGGGGAAGCCCGCGCTATACTGCTCTTAGCAGTTAGCGTCGGGAGGATGTCACGTCAATCATTAGTTGGATCAAGTAGCACATCAGCTAGTCGTGTCTTTGTTTACGAAGTTACGGGATTACGTCAAAATGAGGAAAGTGACAAAAATAATTATCCTTTTCGTCAGAGTGGTAGTGTCTTCGTTAACGTTCCTTATAGCCGCATGAATGAACAAATGCAGCGAATTACCCGTTTAGGTGGTAGGATTGTTGGTATTAAGCCATTAGTAGATGCTTAAGGCAATTATGGTGTCTCATTCCTCTCAATTTAAGTTAATGGGACTATCGGCGGATGATTCATTCGCCGATAATCCAGCTTATACGGTAGAATTGGCCTTAAACAATCTCCAACAGACTGATGATCCCGGTGCGCGTTATTATTCTGCTTGGTGGATTGGACGATTTCGGGTAGATGATCCGGTGGCCATTGATGCTTTAATGATGGCTTTAGAGGATGAAAGCGATCGCTCTCCTGATGGAGGTTATCCTTTACGCAGAAATGCAGCTAAAGCTTTGGGAAAATTAGGCGATCGCCGAGTTGTTCCTGGGTTGCTTAAAGCTTTGGAATGTCCTGATTATTATGTGCGAGAGTCGGCGGCCCAAGCGTTGGAAATGTTGGGGGATAGTCGGGCCATAGAATCTTTGGTCAAGTTACTTGATGGGGGGGTAGAAGCAGCGCAACAAGTAACTGGGAAACCCCATCTAGTTCAACCTTATGAGGCTATTTTAGAGGCGTTGGGTACTTTAAACGCAACTGAAGCAAGTGGTTTAATTGAGCCATTTTTAGAGCATTTTATCCCAAAAGTTAAATATGCGGCGGCAC
This genomic interval from Aphanothece sacrum FPU1 contains the following:
- a CDS encoding phycobilisome linker polypeptide, producing the protein MTSLMAAQRLGFEPFATTSPVELRGKSTEAEAEVSIRAAYRQVLGNEHLMSNERLISAESLLRNGSISVKDFVRAIALSELYRDKFFHSNPQNRFIELNYKHLLGRAPYDQAEIAYHSDLYNQEGYETEVNSYIDSPEYQENFGDSIVPYYRGFTTQRNQKTVGFSRIFQLYRGYASSDRTQGKGNQGILVQEVARNSASPVYIGSTAEILAGVSGGSRGHFYRLRVLQGAISGRSPQVRRSTVEYLVPYEQLSGKLQQINRQGGKVTTITLA
- a CDS encoding phycobilisome linker polypeptide; this translates as MAITTAASRLGTSAYSDASPVELRSNWSQADAKAVIRAVYRQVLGNDYIMESERLKSAESLFTNGSISVREFVRAVAKSELYKNKFFSSNFQTRVIELNYKHLLGRAPYDESEVVYHLDLYENQGFEADIDSYIDSMEYQENFGENIVPYYRGFNTQIGQKTVGFTRMFRLYRGYANSDRSQIEGNTVRLATELGQNAASSVVGPSGANEGWAYRASKAGVTPSKALGGTVPFGSTSRKAYRIEIAGIGANGASSYPSVRRSNKALIVPFEELSATLQRINRSGGKVANITPASL
- a CDS encoding RNA-guided endonuclease InsQ/TnpB family protein, producing the protein MLNLNYAYRIYPDASQEKELLEWLEICRGVYNYALAERKEWINSRKCQVNACSLHSEYIIPAHQPFPDYYKQKKALTIAKKQYPELKRVQSQVLQEVMGRLDKAFNFFWKRSFGFPRFKKYGQFRSINFPQFTENPITGYQLKLPKIGDVLINLHRPIPDGFIVKQVQIVKKASGWYAVICIQSDVKIPSAKPQGKSLGIDLGLEKFIATSLGELIARPKFFVELQSKLKWLQRKLAKKQKGSKNRLKAIQKVARLHEHIYNTRKNFHYQVAHHLCDQSNIIFAEDLNLKAMSRGMLCKHTLDAGFGVFLESLKHVAWKRDVYFEKVDANFTSQICPNCSVVTGKKELSQRVHDCSHCGFLTDRDVASAMVVEQRGLAALGLGVKLPVEEDVIGDIPKKVSRASRRSPESLIVIWGSPRYTALSS
- a CDS encoding phycobilisome linker polypeptide; this translates as MSRQSLVGSSSTSASRVFVYEVTGLRQNEESDKNNYPFRQSGSVFVNVPYSRMNEQMQRITRLGGRIVGIKPLVDA
- a CDS encoding HEAT repeat domain-containing protein, which translates into the protein MVSHSSQFKLMGLSADDSFADNPAYTVELALNNLQQTDDPGARYYSAWWIGRFRVDDPVAIDALMMALEDESDRSPDGGYPLRRNAAKALGKLGDRRVVPGLLKALECPDYYVRESAAQALEMLGDSRAIESLVKLLDGGVEAAQQVTGKPHLVQPYEAILEALGTLNATEASGLIEPFLEHFIPKVKYAAARAMYQLTGNDCYGQRLVLALQEKDLQVRRSALMDMGAIGYLNGAEAIANTLAENSLKLIALKGILESHVGQQSVNSGLSEDSIRVMKLMDGLL